A window of Pseudomonas mucidolens contains these coding sequences:
- the narI gene encoding respiratory nitrate reductase subunit gamma — MSKWDLLLFGIYPYVALAICLIGSWARFDLSQYSWKAGSSQMLNPRGMRVASNLFHVGVLFVLAGHFVGLLTPASVYHHVISTENKQLLAMVSGGFFGLLCLIGLLMLINRRLSDPRVRATSNPSDILILLVLLAQLLLGLLTIVASTGHMDGSVMVMLADWAQNTVLLRPMEAAASIAPVGLTYKLHVFLGLSLFVLFPFTRLVHMISAPIWYLGRRYQIVRQKF, encoded by the coding sequence ATGTCTAAATGGGATCTGTTGTTGTTCGGGATCTATCCCTATGTCGCGTTGGCGATCTGCCTGATCGGCAGTTGGGCCCGCTTCGATCTGTCGCAATACAGCTGGAAGGCAGGTTCGAGCCAGATGCTCAACCCGCGCGGCATGCGTGTGGCGAGCAACTTGTTCCACGTGGGTGTGCTGTTCGTGCTGGCCGGGCATTTCGTCGGGCTGCTGACGCCCGCGTCGGTGTATCACCATGTGATCAGCACTGAGAACAAGCAGTTGCTGGCGATGGTGTCTGGCGGGTTCTTCGGCCTGTTGTGCCTGATCGGCCTGCTGATGCTGATCAATCGGCGGCTGAGCGACCCTCGGGTCCGCGCCACTTCCAACCCTTCGGACATCCTGATTCTGCTGGTGCTGCTGGCGCAGCTGCTACTCGGCCTGCTGACCATCGTGGCGTCCACCGGGCACATGGATGGTTCGGTGATGGTGATGCTTGCCGACTGGGCGCAGAACACCGTGCTGTTGCGGCCGATGGAAGCGGCGGCCTCGATCGCCCCGGTCGGGCTGACCTACAAGCTGCACGTGTTCCTCGGCCTGAGCCTGTTTGTGCTGTTCCCATTCACCCGTCTGGTACACATGATCAGCGCACCGATCTGGTACCTGGGACGCCGTTATCAAATCGTTCGGCAGAAATTCTGA
- a CDS encoding peptidylprolyl isomerase, protein MSSGCGCGGGNGGSGGCGSSKKAEDVPDITPVVEAQFAALPAEPAAADAPAQLIASSEQEWPIISVNEVLITPEAMAQEVQYHPAESREEAVFLAARALVIRELLQQRITELGVSMEIGAGENEEEAATRLLLEREVHVPQCDEQTCLRYYENNRGRFHSAPLLAVRHILLECAPDDTQARDLAHEQAQILLQRLGEFPGSFAELAVKYSACPSKAQGGSLGQISKGQTVPELERQLFSLTPGLASKPLESRYGWHVVSVDQRIEGMPLPYEVVSTAIRTQLQQGVWQKALVQYLQTLIGAADIRGIHLQGADSPLAQ, encoded by the coding sequence ATGTCAAGTGGATGTGGATGTGGCGGCGGTAATGGGGGCAGCGGTGGCTGCGGTTCTTCAAAAAAAGCCGAGGATGTTCCGGACATCACTCCGGTCGTGGAGGCGCAGTTTGCAGCCCTCCCGGCTGAACCCGCGGCGGCTGACGCCCCAGCGCAGTTGATCGCCAGCAGCGAACAAGAGTGGCCGATCATCAGTGTCAACGAGGTGCTGATCACTCCGGAGGCGATGGCACAGGAGGTGCAATATCACCCCGCCGAAAGCCGCGAGGAGGCGGTGTTTCTGGCGGCCAGGGCGCTGGTGATCCGCGAGCTGTTGCAGCAGCGCATCACCGAACTTGGGGTGTCGATGGAGATCGGCGCGGGCGAGAACGAAGAAGAGGCCGCCACGCGTCTGCTGCTCGAACGTGAGGTGCACGTGCCGCAGTGCGACGAACAAACCTGTCTCCGTTACTACGAAAACAATCGCGGACGTTTCCACAGCGCACCGTTGCTGGCGGTGCGGCACATCCTGCTTGAGTGCGCGCCGGACGATACCCAGGCCCGCGATCTGGCGCACGAACAGGCGCAAATCCTGCTGCAGCGCCTGGGTGAGTTTCCCGGCAGCTTTGCTGAACTGGCGGTTAAATATTCGGCCTGCCCGTCCAAGGCTCAGGGCGGTTCTTTAGGACAGATCAGTAAAGGCCAGACCGTGCCTGAACTGGAGCGCCAGCTGTTCAGCCTGACACCGGGGCTGGCCAGTAAACCGCTGGAAAGCCGATATGGCTGGCATGTGGTCAGTGTCGATCAACGGATCGAAGGCATGCCATTGCCCTATGAAGTGGTGTCGACGGCGATCCGCACGCAGTTGCAGCAAGGCGTCTGGCAAAAAGCCTTAGTGCAATACCTGCAAACCTTGATCGGTGCGGCGGATATTCGCGGTATCCATTTGCAGGGCGCCGACTCACCGCTGGCGCAGTGA